The segment TTGCGGCGCTTCGACTGCTCAGCTGTCATATCTGTGGATGCCCTCATTCATTCGCGTGGCTGCCGAGGCATAACCGGAACCCCGCCGGCAAGGCTATGCCAATACGCAAAGCCCTCACATCTTTCGCATTCTTGCCATGAGAATTGGTCTGATCGCATCCCATATAATCCTCGGTATCGCTACAGGTTCGTCAGCTTCGTATTCAGGCGGGTGAGAGGATGAAGGGAAAGTTCGCAGGATTGGCGGGGTTTGCGGCGGTGACGTTGCTGGCGCATGGCGGCGTATTGGCCGGCAACAGCAACCCGATCTTCCAATATAAGGGCAATCGCTTCATCATCCAGTCGGAACAAACAGATAAAGTCCTGCAGCTGCACGCCTATCGCGCCGCCGGATCGGCCGTCTGGGAGCCGTTCGGGACGGCGGTCATTCCCCTTGCCGAGGTCAAGAGGCGGAAGGCGGCGATTGCCGGCAACCACGGTTCGGGATCCATCGTCGAACGGATCTTTTTCACGGGACGGCGGGTGGGCACCAGTACTGTCGATCTCAATGACCCCCTCAATACGCAGCTTTATCGGGCTCCGGAAGGAAACGATTGGGATTAGCGGGGCCGCAAGGGGGCACCGGGAGATCCGTGCTGTCCACTATTCGTAGGAAAAATTGGCGTGTCTGTCCTCTGACTCCTCTAAAGCGGTGGATGGCTGATGTGGTCACTCTTCCAGGGCAGGGGCAGAGGCCCCCAGCTCGTGACCCATCAGCAGGTCAGCCAAGGGCGCCAGGAAGCGCGACCTCGAGGAGCAGGACATGAAATTCGCGATTGCCGTCAATATGGAACGCCTGGACCCGAGCCAGGACATGGTCACACTCAACAAAAATGCTCTGGAGCTCGTGAAGCTGGCGGAGCAGGGCGGCTTCGAGACGGCGTTCGCTGCCGAACACCACACGATTGAGATGACGGTGGCGCCGAACCCATTCCTGATCCTGGCGCATTGGGGCGAGCATACGAGCCGCATCCGGCTGGGGACCGCGACTGTCGTCGCTCCTTATTGGCACCCGATCCGGTTGGCCGGGGAGGCTGCGTACACGGATATTCTCATCGATGGACGGCTCGAGCTCGGTATCGCGCGCGGCGCCTTTCAGTATGAATTCAGCCGCATGGCGCCCGGCATCAAGGACCGGGACGGGGCGCCCTATCTGAAGGAGATCGTGCCCGCGATCAAGGCGCTGTGGGAGGGCGATTACGCCCATGAGGGCCAGTTCTGGAGCTTTCCGACCTCCACCTCGGCGCCGAAACCCTTGCAGAAACCGCATCCGCCGATCTGGATTGCCGCGCGCGACCCGGATACATTCGACTGGGCGGTGAAGAACGGCGCCAACATCATGTCGACGCCGCTGTCGCGCCCGCCGTCGGAGGTGACGATCTTGGGTGAGCGGTTGCGTGCGACCCTGCGAAACAATCCCACCGTCCCGCGGCCGCGCTTCATGATGCTGCGCAGCGCCGCGGTGCTCGACAAGGGAGAGGACTGGCGCGTTCCGGTGGACGCGGCAATCCTGCATGGGCGGCATTTCGAGAATCTGTTCCGCACCGACGGCGTCGTTCGCAACGGCTTCACCCAGCCGATGGACATTTCCGCACAAAGCAGCAGCGGGAATTATGATGCCGAGCAGCTCCGCGAAAGCTTGCTCATCGGAACGCCCGACGAGGTGGTGGAAAAGCTCGGGCTCTATGAGGCCGCGGGCGTCGACCTGTTCTGCTACGGCGCCAATATCGGGCTGCCGTTCAAGCAAGCGGTCCGGTCGCTCGAGCTGTTCATCGAACGTGTGATGCCGCATTTCGCCGAGCCGGGACAGAGGCCGGGCCGCGCATCGCAGGGCCGCCAAGCCCAGGCCGTCGCAGCCGTTTGAGCGTGTCGATCAACAAGCAAAGAAGGAGGGAGTATAATGACAGACAGGATCAAGGCCCTTGCAGACATCATCTCGCGACAGGGCCTGTCGCGACGGACTTTCATGGTGGGAACAGGGGCCGCGCTGGGTGCCACGGCGCTGTCCGGAGCCCTGAGCTCGGCCTTCGCCGCCGATGAGTTCAAAGGCAAGACGGTCACCTTCGCCAGCTGGGGCGGGGCCTATCAGGACGCGCAGAAGATCTGCTATTGCGAGCCCTTCGCCGCGAAGACGGGGGCCACCGTCGTCCAGGACGGCCCGGTGAACGAAGCCAAGTTCCGGACCATGGTGGAAGCGGGAGACTCGGTCTGGGACGTCGTGGATGTCACCCACGAATTCCTCTATAGCGGCATCAAGAGCGGATTGTTCGAGAAGCTGGA is part of the Rhodoligotrophos appendicifer genome and harbors:
- a CDS encoding LLM class flavin-dependent oxidoreductase; the protein is MKFAIAVNMERLDPSQDMVTLNKNALELVKLAEQGGFETAFAAEHHTIEMTVAPNPFLILAHWGEHTSRIRLGTATVVAPYWHPIRLAGEAAYTDILIDGRLELGIARGAFQYEFSRMAPGIKDRDGAPYLKEIVPAIKALWEGDYAHEGQFWSFPTSTSAPKPLQKPHPPIWIAARDPDTFDWAVKNGANIMSTPLSRPPSEVTILGERLRATLRNNPTVPRPRFMMLRSAAVLDKGEDWRVPVDAAILHGRHFENLFRTDGVVRNGFTQPMDISAQSSSGNYDAEQLRESLLIGTPDEVVEKLGLYEAAGVDLFCYGANIGLPFKQAVRSLELFIERVMPHFAEPGQRPGRASQGRQAQAVAAV